From Natator depressus isolate rNatDep1 chromosome 7, rNatDep2.hap1, whole genome shotgun sequence, the proteins below share one genomic window:
- the LOC141991303 gene encoding phospholipase A and acyltransferase 3-like: MGSPYLLSEVELKPGDLIEIFRSCYQHWAIYVGDGKVVHLAPPCEHPMDGVASVLAALSDRAYVKKDWLEDVVRKDCYRVNNKHDETHPPLPVSKIVRRAQELVGREMPYNLTSHNCEHFVMELRYGVAMSDQVTEAIAMGTVGVMGVAAAVIRSMAQRRKHRKE; encoded by the exons ATGGGATCCCCATATCTCCTCTCTGAGGTGGAACTCAAACCTGGTGACCTGATTGAGATCTTCCGCTCATGCTACCAGCACTGGGCAATCTACGTCGGTGATGGCAAAGTCGTTCACCTGGCTCCTCCTT GTGAGCACCCCATGGACGGCGTTGCCAGCGTCCTGGCTGCCCTGTCTGACAGAGCCTATGTGAAGAAGGACTGGCTGGAGGACGTGGTGCGCAAGGACTGCTACCGGGTGAACAACAAGCACGACGAGACTCACCCCCCGCTGCCAGTCTCCAAGATCGTCCGGCGGgcccaggagctggtggggcgCGAGATGCCCTACAACCTGACCAGCCACAACTGTGAGCACTTCGTCATGGAGCTGCGCTATGGCGTGGCCATGAGCGACCAG GTCACAGAAGCTATAGCCATGGGCACTGTGGGGGTGATGGGAGTGGCGGCGGCTGTGATCAGATCCATGGCTCAGAGACGCAAGCATCGGAAGGAGTAG
- the LOC141991304 gene encoding phospholipase A and acyltransferase 3-like, with protein sequence MPLKGRKPQAGDLIEIDRGLYKHWCVYVGDDYIVHLTDVTERPGLGSVASINGQAVVKKQLLKRVVGNCNYWVNKKHDKTLRVYPVPRIIARANKRVGEKRTYQVLAENCEHFANEMRYNTAISDQVCN encoded by the exons ATGCCACTTAAAGGG CGGAAACCCCAGGCCGGAGACCTGATTGAGATTGACCGAGGGCTTTACAAGCACTGGTGTGTCTATGTGGGAGATGATTACATTGTCCATTTAACAG ATGTGACTGAAAGGCCTGGCTTGGGCTCTGTTGCCTCCATCAACGGCCAGGCGGTGGTGAAGAAACAGCTCCTCAAACGTGTTGTAGGGAACTGCAACTATTGGGTCAACAAAAAGCATGACAAGACCCTGCGTGTGTATCCGGTGCCCAGAATCATAGCCCGGGCGAACAAAAGAGTTGGGGAGAAAAGGACATATCAAGTCTTGGCTGAGAACTGCGAACACTTTGCTAATGAGATGCGCTACAACACAGCAATAAGTGACCAAGTATGCAACTGA